CGATGGCCTAGCCTGACGGGCCAAGGAGGTCCTGGAGCACCTGCTCACGGTGGCCGCCGTGCTGTTGTTCGCTAGGGGCGTGCGGAAGATGGAGAGAGCACTGCCGGCGGCAACGCTGCGGGAGAAGCTGCCCAGGTCCCTCTCCGTATCCTCTCTCCTCATCTTCCCTGCCTCCTCTAATCTCTCCTTTCTTCTATGTAGCTCTCTTTAAGCATGAGCAGTTACAGTTTTATATTGTTGGATCTTATTTGTTTAACATTATCTCACTATCTGAAGATGAACCAATACGCTTAGCTCTGGTTGTGTGGGTTGGTTAATTTGAGAGACGTATCATCAGTTGCCATTTTGTTCTGAACATCATCAACAACCACCTACAAGGCCACGCAAACAGTCCTCCATCAGCTTTACGCGATGAACCCACCATCCTACAACTTGGCTCTACAGGTGAGCAAACAGCCATCCTCTTCGGTCCGAATTCTTACTTGCATTTGAATATTTGTTCGACGGCCTTTTGGAATTAACACTGCTCCTTTTGTCAGCTGCGTCCTCGTCAGGTTGGACCATTAGATGGCGATTATTTCTTCACCTACTCGCAAAGGTATTATTAATTTATTGTCCATCTCCTTCACTTCTGCTTGTTCTGACGAAACTGACAAGAAATATGAGTGTTTCAGCATTGTGCTAGGGTTCATTTCTTTGGCTTCGTTTGTATGTGACAGGAGAGGCAGGACCTGGCTGAGTAAGTGATGATCACATGCCTCCACCTATACAGCAAATGGATCAAGATAGTAATTCAGAGATCAGTTCATTAGCTAAGTCTGAAAGAAATACAAATTTAGGGCACAAATTAAACTTACCTCTCTGTTTTGTGCCTTGGTGAACTTATCAGTTTATCAGCAAATAGgtgtttctttttatttttttaaacctGGATTTTTGTCTTGTGCCTAGATTTTGAAATGAAGTGGTCTGCTGCCTAGATTTCATAAAATGGCTGGCCGTGATCCAATATTCCCCTAATTCAGTGTATTCATGAGTTAAATGAGAATATCAGTAATCATATTGAGATCATTTGTTGTTAGGTTCGAATAACTAGGCCATGCCTTTTGGCATCTTGTTTGCTTGTACAAATATTTTGCTTCAGTAATGTGTAGTCTCCATGAACCAAACCAAAATTGTGAGCACATTGCTGGACCTCTCACttttatggttctcagtagtcaAACCAATTCGGATTTCTTAATGTGGTGGTGAACCAAACATTGACCAATCATTATTAATGTGGTAATGTGTTGGCCAGCTCCATAGACCCTATTTGATTTCAGCGTCGGGTCAATCAAACAGGCCAAGGAAATAGGATAACCTAAGTTTGGTGCTGGGAATCAAATAGGGTCTACAGAGCATGGTTTGTACTAATCAAAGTTTTGTTGGATAGCTGACTTGTAGGATAAATATTCTACATGTTCAAGTTATAGCGGTGACAGTTGCTAATTTAGAATTCAGTGTCACAACATTTCTAAATTCTGATGGCCTCCTAGATTGTGCACTATGCTTATGGGAAGTATGTTGTGTTTCATAGAAGGAATCAGTTTTAATCTCAATTTCAGCTTCTATTCATGGGCATAATCAGAGGTTTTATTAATTTTGACATTTACAAAGTTGCAGAGGATCAAAAGACCTTAATCCAATAATATCTCAAAAACTTTGGTAGAATAGTTTAGTAATTATAGCCATTTtgcatattttcttttttccctacCATACCAAGTAAATAATATTTAGCTTAAAGCAGACATATTTATTGTAGCGAAAGGTTGTGTTTTACGTCTGCCAGTTGGTTATTTAACATGGAACTCATATCTGTACTTTTAGATCCCGTTCATTGCCTAAAAAGAAAGTTGTATGAAGCTATTTACTGGTGAAGAAACTGCAGATGACAGTGGTGGCAGTGACAGTGGTGAAGCCCACCTCTGATCAGAGCAGGTACTTAGCTACTTTGATCAAGCTCCTGCATGTGATATTTTTATGAGAAGTAAAATCGAAACAAGCACGACTCCGGTCCTACTTTAAGAGTAAACAGTGAAGTGATTATTTTTCTGCAAAGAGTAGAAGAACTTTAAGCATATGAAATGTAGACTCTGAAGATGGGAGAAAATACCAGCACTGGCTCCATGATTCAATTCAGGTTCATATCTTAACCTACCATCAACTCCACCTTGCTAGGTCCACTCCTCAATATTCTTGTCATAGGTACCACAATCATGCTACACTAGATCGACCTGAACAGAGTAGATTGCATTACAGCCTAAGATGATTGCTTGCCCGTTATTAGCTTGCTTGTGCAAGCACAACCATGTATACTAAACAACTTGGGAGCTGACTACATGTGATATCTTTCCATTGAACAAAATGAGATCGACAAGTTATATAACCACATAAACTCGGCTGATCAAAGTGGCCAAGCTAGATAACTTAACAAAATGCAGTAAGACATAAACAATCGAGTGTTACTATTTTGTTGGTCTTTTTTAATTAGCAACCTGCCATCCTATTTTTAGAAACCATTCAAGTAACAAATCATTTGGAAGTTGCTGCTACATCTCCATGACAGGTGCTAGACATTAAATTATTATCCTTTTGCAGTCCAAGCAAGGATGTGTGAGTAATGAAGCTCATGTTGATTGTCTCTGCCAGTTGCGGACAGCTTTTGTGTGGCCTTCGTCTCCGGCAATAAAAGTCCGATGCATGGGATCTGAAGTATGCATCGACCTCTGCGCTACAAACTGTGGCATAGTGATTAGCTTTTGGTTCCAGTTATATTTAAAGCTACCAGTTAGGTTGTTTGGTAGCTATGCGTATGCGTGTAGATTTTTATTGCTCGGATGTGTGGTGCTTGGATGCACTGTGATGATGATTGAGATGCCGGGCAGACACCTGATGGATAGGTGATGCGGATATGTTGTAATATTTATTATTCAGATGCCGGCCAGGCGGCCAGACACCTAATGGCTAGGATAGCGATGTGTTGTGGTATTTATGATTCAAATGTCATAGACAACTATCTTAACATGACGATGATGTGCTTATTACTAGATGTTAGTGGTTTCGTATTGAATTCATCTTATACCATGCACGAAGTTTAATTATCAGTTTTTATTGTCTTATAATTACTTATATTCGATTGTTCAAACAATAGGGCGCGTATCGCGCGCCGAATGTTCTAGTGTATAAAAGGGTAACAGCAGAGACATGCCAAGATTTAAAGGGGGTAGGAAAAAACCATCATCAGGTACTGAAGATGAATTGCGATGTACCCTTCAATCTCAATTCTAATAAAATTGGTGGATAGTGTTTTGTTTTTTGAGACAGTGAAGGTGATGTGCAAAATGTAGTAAGGGATTAGCTTGATTATCCCCTTGATCCATTCCAAGCAAAAGTAATATCAGCCATTCAGTGTGTCAAAGCGGCAGCTGCTTTCAGTCGAAGCAGAACCACACGGTCTTTGGCCAACAAAAAAGGAAGGCAACTGCTGTGGGGATGGCTAATATTGTACTCACTGGAGACTGAAGATTGATTCGTTTTGTTGAAACACGCGCTACATTTGTGGAGACTTATTCGTTTTGTTGAAACAAGCAGTAGATTTGTCCAAACTGATAGAATAGTTGTATGTTCTGGAGTCTGGACTGGTTGTTGGTACGATGCATGGTTGCACAGAATAGTTGTCGGTCTGGACTAgctctgaaactgaaactacACTGTAGCGCCATCCCCAAAGAGAGAGAGTTTTCTCTACTCTCACAAGGATTCAACTGTCATCCGTAGATCATTGGGTTCTCGTATGAAATTATCGCAAAAGTAATTCCCCAAATAACGACCAAATTGTATAATATTCGGCATTCGCGTGATACAGGTTGAGCGGTTGAGGCCCTGTCGTCACCGTCAGTTTTTAACCCCATACCGAACTTCCAAGTTCCATTACCCCCACCCCCCACAGTGGCAACGAATACAGCGGCCGGCGTACCCTCACTTCGCAGATTACCCCCGCCGCCCCGCGATTTTACCGCACTCGTACCTTCGGTTGCGGACATCCATCGTAGCCTCGCCCAGGCGGATTTCAGGATTGGGTCAGCGTTGGCGTCGAGGCGAGAGCAAAACCCCTCCTTTTTTCACCCACGCCGTGGAGGTAAGCTGTCAGCACAAGCCCATTcttctccctttctttctccaACCATCTTTCTCCCTTTCTTGCTTGCTTCCTGTGTTAATTTCATGCTGTTTAGGTTAGTAGCAATTGCTGCAACCAATGACTGGTGCCAAGTAGCAACTGTTTAGGGTGGTAGAGCCGAGGAAAGGTAAAGAAAGCAGCAGTGGAAACCGCTGTAGTCGATTCCTTTCCCCATTTAACCTTGATCGCACGGCGCAAGCCGATTAATTAATCCCAAGAACAGGGGCAAGAATGCATTTTTGCGGCATCTTTTCTGTCACGGGGAGCACCGCTAGCGATTTTTTAAATCTCTGTCCCCTTATGAAAGATTTTGCTTATGGGTCCCGGACATATGACCAGGAGTCGGTACCCTGTTTCTTGACTCCTTGTGGCCTTTTGGCCTTTTGGtgggaggagaagaggaggcgGCAGGGAATTGAGATTTGGGAGTCCAACCTGATTGGATTTGTGGTAGGTGGTGCGGAATCACGGACCCAACAATGTTGGGTGGAATCTATCATTGTTTTGCTTCTAAAGCAGTTGTTTGCTTCTCTCCTGATTTAGACGAAGCTGACTTGATCCCATCCGGTGATCCTGTTCAGTTACTTAATACTCTTTTGGTTTAAGTCTTGAGAGGGATAAGCGATAATTCCTACTCCTCCATCGCTTTTGTTTTTGGCAGTGGTAATGCCCCAACCTTCCGTTTCAGTTGTTGCTGTGTGTAGGATCATCCCTCTGGCTCATCAGGTTTTGTTTCAGAGTAAGAAGGCATCAATTTTGAAAACTAACTagtcaaaaaaaatttctgcTAAAGGGTTCGGCTAAAATTAAAGGTGTTTCAATGAGGAAGTAGAATAGGGTTGAAGATGGCTGACGTCAATGAGCAGTTCTATGTTTCAGGTAATAGGGACGCTTAATCTGATCACTGGACGGCGAATGAAACTAGGTTCATATTTGCTTTGCCTATAGGGAGGAATGCACTTCCATTTACTTCATTTCTCAATAGGGAGTATGACAAACTGAGTGAGGGACTATTTCTCTACTGTGTTACTGTGTTTGTTCGGTTTCTACTTCCTTAATGTTCTTAACTTCGTTTGGCTGCTCCTATTGAGATTGTTGAATTGTTCTTATTGTTTGGTGTTTGGCTACTTAAACAAATTCGAACTCTTTGCACTGAGATGCTCTTTTTGGTCCATTTATTTATGACAGGGTTGAAAATAGTAGCAGATCCGTATATTTACAGGATGCAGTACATTTTCTTGTAAAAGTAAAATAAATGTTTTTTAATGCCGTAGAGTTCAAAAGTTCATTGACTCTTTAAGTAATTTGATAAAATCAACGCTTGGGTGAGTTATTGTCATTGGGTGAGTTCATATAAACATGCACTTATGCTGATCATTAAGTTCTTCTGTCAATGATCAAGAATTTGTGAAAATTATGAGTATGCAAATTTATCGAGAATAGAAAAattaatgaaataataaggaaaCTACAAATTTGAGGTGTGCTAGTTAGAAACTTCTATATAGTAGTCTGATTAACCATGCATTTCTGCAAGGTAACAATTATGTGTACATATACAAAGCAGAGGGTTTGATTGAGTGTTTCATGGTAGATGAGCAACTAAGATCACTTGTTAGGAAACTCATGAGTGATAAATAGGTTCTTTCTAAAATTCCATCTGAAACATATACGTATTTTATtgcatttttttgaaataaacatATTTTATTGCAGATCATAGTTTGCCATAGTATCACATTTGTTTTCTGTCACCCCTTTTTACCTGAATATGAGCAACTCATTTTGAAGTTTCTGACCTTTTTCCAATGGGCGATGGCTGCAAATTGTTTTTGGCTGTAACCATATCATTAATTTCCTTGTGAGAAATTCCCGGTACCTTCTTCTAAGCTGCCTTCATCGCTGGATATCCAGGGAGAGACAAGGTGGCCAAATTTGGCTTCCCTTTTCCCTgtcattttttatataaaaagcCCAACAATATGCAGAAAGGTCTCATCCATAACTAATGTTGTAATCTTCTGCACTTACCATTTTGCCCCTTGAAGCACTACACGGGGCCTTTTCTCTGTGCACATGCTGACATCTGTTTGCTTCTAGACATGCTCCAAGAATCAGTTTCTCCTTTTTGCCTTTCCTTAAATACGTCCACATCATTGCCTTTGATCCTTTGTCATCTGCAACTGCAAGATATAGCAGAGGGCACACTACACAGGAGCACCAATGGATCAGGGGATGGAGCTGAGGGGATGCGTTTGTCGGATCAAGAGCTCCGCGCTTGAGCTTCTGTCCATGGAAGAGGATCTGGTGACTGATCTGGATGATGATCTGTGGGATTTGGTCAGGAGGGATCTCCAGCTCAAAGCCACCTTCCTGTACATTGACCTGAGCCGTGTGATCGCCCATAACGAGTGCGAGGAGCGCAGGGAGGAGATTACCCTTCTCGCCAACAATTTCTTCTACTTCATGGATGAGGTGATGTGATTGGTGCCTTCTTCTCCCATATTTGATAGCTTTCATTATAAGCATTCCTTTGTTAGCTAGCAGTCAGCATGATAAATTCACTGGGTAGTCAAAGACCGTGCACACACCAAATCCTTCTTTTGTTTTGCATAATTCTTAGCAATTAAAACTTACCCCATTTGGGCCCACTTATCAACCGATTTTAACAGATGGTATTGCATACCTCATCATAGATATAGCATTGCTCAATCAACAATTGTTCATCGTTCAGAATTTCCGTGGCATCTTGTACTACATACCATACAGTcagcaaattttttttggtgaCAGAGAGATAGGGTAGCTCTGCAATCGCTTAGTTTGAATGCTCTCCCTGAACTCTGGCAGATTaacttctttctcctttttcgGGGGtaatgatttatttatttttacgaAAAAATCTTGACAGTTAAAATTATTCCCATTCGGCCCACTTATCAGATGATCATAGCCTCCATTTGCAAAATTGTTGGTTGTTCAGAGATACCTTGATATCAAGCACTGCATACCATAGATTCTGCTGAGCCATAGACTTCAGCAATCTTTCtttagaaagagaaagagataaGGTTACTCTGAAATCTCTTAATACATGTTGTCTCTGAATTCTACGAGATCTACAGCTATTTCTGAGCATTTATTCAGGTGGCCGAGGGATTGGGTTGTTAACTAATCTTTGTAATAATTGGCCGAAGGTGATATAGTATAATGCATTCTTGCCGAGAGTAATACTGAATCAAAGACAAACATTCACCGACCAACGTCGAACCACCGAGCTACTAGCTAGTGGAATAAAATACTACATCACGGTCACCCATTTGGTACCAACTCACGGCAAAAGCTGAAATTCTTGCAGTGAGAAGTAATTCTACCTCAGATTGCCCTTGTTTTGCGCTTTCTGTGTCATAGTTTCTGAGTCACTCACTACGCTGTTTAGCACTTGAGAAAGTTGAACCAGAGGGAACTCCACTATCCAGATTTGAGA
This window of the Panicum virgatum strain AP13 chromosome 1K, P.virgatum_v5, whole genome shotgun sequence genome carries:
- the LOC120709582 gene encoding uncharacterized protein LOC120709582: MDQGMELRGCVCRIKSSALELLSMEEDLVTDLDDDLWDLVRRDLQLKATFLYIDLSRVIAHNECEERREEITLLANNFFYFMDELGDAVASRSVSVVKVCYGNAARTLRELVAAVAPMAAA